ACGAGGCCCAGGCCGATCGTGAGCGGCACCATCATGAAGTGGTAGACCGTGGTGATTCCGAATTGCCACCGTGCGATTTCCAAGGCGTCCAAGGCAGTCCCTAACTTTGCTGGGCGGACAACTTCTACATCATGTAGAAAGATTCTTCTACAGAGTGTAGAACATTGTGGCAGTTCCCTGCACCCAGAGTCCCACGGCGCCCAACGGCCCGCAATGGATTGGCCGGTGACCCGGGAGTGTTGCCGCCCAGCAGGCCATGCGCTTCAGGCCTTCGCAGGCTCCCGGGGAATGTCTATGGGCAGGTCCGGCGACCAGGCGGGGTCGTAGTCGGGATGCTCCCGATGCGAGCCCGCGAGAATGGTGAGCATTGACCTGCGGGCAATGGCAACCGTCCCTTCGGCATCGCTGAGGTCGCTGATCCCTTCGGCGTCGGCAGCTTCCTTCCAGCTGGAAATGATTGCCCGCTGCTGGGCGCACTCGTCCAGCATCAGCTGACCCAGGGAGGCCTTGTCGTGGCCATTAGGAAGGTCGGCTGTCCCCGTGGCGAAAGTCCCCTCCCGGATGGCTGATTCCTGCTCCGCGACGCGCGCTTCCAGAAACTCTACGAGACAGGTCCATTCGGCCCCGTTGGGGCTGGTCATTCTGCGGTTCCGGCCAATTGCTCCTGGACCGTTTCGCTTGTCGAATCCCGGTCCCCGGCCGAAGCCGCCTGGAGGAACAGTTTGCGTGACGCGATTTCAATGCCCAAGGCCGTCGCGGCAATATCCTCAAGCGCATCCTGAATCCACACCACGGCAGTCTCGTTGGCTGGTTCCGCGCCTTGTCCGGAAGCTTGGTCTGCCCGTGACGACGAGTACCGGGCTAGCTTCCCCTTGAGCGTTTTAGCGAGGTCTTCGATCTCTGCCAACAGCTGGTCCCGCCACATTCCGGAATCCAGCCCGTTCCCGCGGCCCCCGGCGGACGACGGCAGCTGGTCAAGACCCGGTTCCTGCCGCCTCCACAGGAATTCGGCAAGCTCAGCCGCCATCACCGGCTGTAGTGCCTGGGCGGTCGGCGCTGGCATTTGCCCGGCGTCATCTGTTTGGACGGCCTGCTGTTCGTTGGCCTTCCAGCGTTCGGGGCGCGGAGGATCCGTGATGTCCAGGGAACGATGGAACGGGTGTACGGAAGCGGCTCGAGGGTTGGGGTTGCCTGGCATCAGTGGAATACTCCTGGATAGTTCGCCGAATATTGGCGCTACCGGGGTCCGGGGCAACACGCTCATTTTGTCTGAACTTGAATCAAGACGGTAGGACGCCGCGGCGGGTCCATGCCGCCGAATCAGCGATGGCAGAAAAAGGGGAGCCGGTGCCCGTCATCCGGCTCCCGATTGGGCAGGCATAAACTGAAGCAAACACCCAGGTGCTTCCATCGCGATTGATGGCACTCCGACCAGGCCGAGGAGGCGCGACCCCATGGCCAGTATTTTGTACCGGACCGTCGAGCGGCACCCCTCTCCGCCGGCGGGAAGCGTCGGCTTCGCGGATTCGACTGGCACGGCTGCCCGGCATGGGTGATGGCACAGACTCAATGGCGGCGGGACTTGATGCTGGCCTGTGCGCCGGGTTCCTCGAATCGTTGCCCATCTCCGGAGCCGCGATCTCAGTGTTCGCCGGCCTGGCGCCGGAGACAATGGTGTGTGCCAGCGATGCCATTTCTGCACGGATCGACGAACTGCAGTTCGACCTGGGTGAAGGCCCGCGCTGGGAAGCCCTGCAAACCCGCAGACCCGTGCTTATGCCGGATGTGCGCCGGGGGCCGCATGGCGCATGGCCGGTCTTTGCAAAATCCCTGGTGGAACTGGATGTGGCGGCACTCTTCGTTTTCCCGCTCACGCTCGGCGCGCTGGATATCGGCGTAGTGGAGCTTTACAGTTCTGAACCCGGCCCCCTTAGCCCGGCGAAGCATTCCATGGCCCTGCAGCTCGCCGACGCCGCAACCTGGCACTTGCTGCGCCAGCTCCTGACCCTTGACCCCGGACACGGCGCTGACGCCCCGCCGGATGGCTCTCCCTTGTCACGGCGCGAGGTACACCAGGCCACCGGTATGGTCCTGGCACAAAGCGGAACGACTGCCCGGGACGCACTCCTGCTGATCCGGGCACACGCATTTGCCCATGGACGTACCGTCAGGGAGGTCGCCCGGGACGTGGTCAGCCGATGCCTTGACTTCAGCCCCGAACGCGGCTCAGCCGGGCGAGTGCAGTAGAATCCGAATATGGCGATGATAGGCCGCGCCGGACGCGTGAGTGCCGCATTCGTCAAGATAGCGGACACACTCGTGGCGGACTATGACGTCTTCGACCTCCTCCACACACTGGTGGATGAATCAGTCGGCATTCTTGACGCCGCCGCCGCAGGACTCGTTCTGGTCGACCCGGATGGAGACCTCCAGGTAATGGCCTCGACGAGCGAGGAAAGCCAACTGGTGGAAGTCCTCCAGCTCGAGGCTGGTGCCGGTCCGTGCGTGGACTGCTACCGGACCGGAGCCGTGGTAGCCATCGATGACATCGCAACGCAGGGCTCCCGATGGCCCCTGTTCCAGTCCTCTGCACTCTCCCAGGGATTCCGGTCCCTGCACGCCGTCCCCATGCGCCTGCGCAGCCGGACCATCGGCGCCTTGAACCTTTTTGGCCACGAGGTCGGTCCCCTCACCGCCGACGACGCCGCCATTGCCCAAGCCTTCGCCGACGTGGCAACCATCACCCTCCTGCAGGAACGCGCCGCGAGGGAAAGCGCCCTGATCAACGAACAGCTGCAGCGTGCCCTCAACAGCCGCATCCTGATCGAACAGGCCAAGGGCGTCATTGCCCACACTTCCAAGGTCGACATGAATGCGGCATTCGCGCTGCTGCGCGGCTATGCCCGCGCCCACAACCAGACCATCTACGAAACAGCGGACAAGATCATCAACCGCAGAATTACCCTTTAGCCCACGGAGCAATGGCTCCAGCTGGCTCATCGATTGTCGCCTCGCTGCTCCCTCGCCCGCTCCACCGGCGCACTCCCGGCTGATGCATAGTCGGCCGGCCTTTCAGCGTCGGGCAATCCGGCAGGCAGCGATCAAACGGGCGACACGGGCCAGCACTTCTACCTCATGTAGAAACTATCCGCAAAACACGGTAAATTTAAGACTGAGGTATTCACAGACCGCCCGCAGAGTCGATTGGCCGGAGCGGCATTTACGAAGGACGTACGGAATGGCAAGTCTCGGTGAACTGGAACGGGCAGTGATGGATCTGCTCTGGGCAGGCCATGAGGCTGCAACAGCAAACACCTTGCGGGACCTGCTCGCACAGAGTACACGCGCCGAAAACGGCACCGCAGGACACGAGGGCAAGGATCTGGCCGTCACGACGGTACTGACCGTGCTCTCCCGCCTTGAACGCAAAGGCCTGGTCGAGCGTGAACGCGGCACCCGCCCGCACCGCTACCAGGCAGTCTCCAGCCGCGAGGACCACACCGCTGAACTGATGCACGAGGTTCTGGGCTCCGCACCGGACCGCGAGGCGGTGCTGGCGCGCTTTATTGGTTCCGTCACCGATACCGAGGCAGAAACGCTGCGCAAGCTGCTGGGACTCAGCTAGCGCCCGATGTTCTGGACCTCATGGTTTCTGGCGGTCCTCGCGATAGTGCTGGCCTGGCCGGTGCCTGTCCTGCTTTCGCGCGCCCAGTGGCCGGCGCGTTCGCCGTTCACAGCCATGCTGCTGTGGCAGGCGATCGCCCTCGCCGGCGGGCTGTCCATGATCGGCGCCATGCTGGTCTACGGCCTGGAGCCGGTCGGAGACAACCTGCTGGCCGGCCTGCGCGCCCTTGCCGGGATGGTCTTCAACAACGCGCCCACCACCGCGCTGGGCTTCTGGCACATTTTCGCGCTGTCTGCCGCGGCCCTGCTGACGGCCCACCTGGTGTTCACCCTGCTGCTGACCTACTACAAGATCCAGCGCCAGCGGCGGCGCCACCGCGAACTGCTGGCGCTGCTCGCCTCACCCTCCGCCGACGGCCCTCGGACCATGGTGATCAATGTCGACTCGCCCGTCGCGTACTGCCTGCCCGGAGGCGCCCGCTCGGTCACCGTCCTCTCCGACGGTCTTATGGCGGCCCTCGAACCCGCCGAACTCCGTGCGGTCCTGAACCATGAGAACGCCCACCTGGACCAGCGCCACCATCTGCTGCTCTGGGCCTTTGCAGCCTGGCGGCAAGCCCTTCCGTGGCTGCCCACCACCCGCCTGGCGCAGGAGGCGGTTAGCTCGCTGATCGAGATGCTCGCCGACGACGTCGCGCTGAGAACCGAAAGCAAGGCGACATTGATCAAGGCGATCGCGATTGTCGCCAGCGGCTCCGCCGGCGCCCCCGGCGCACGGATGGCCTTCGGCGAGCCGGAACTGTCCGACGTCGAACCCGGCCAGCCGGGTGCCACCGGCGGCGCCGGTTCGGCCCGGACGACGGCGTCGCGCGTCAGCCGCCTGCTCTCCCCGCAGCCGCCGCTCCCGGAACCCCTGCGCGCGGCTGTGCTGGCCGCATGCCTGCTGCTGCTCGCGGTCCCGACGGCACTGCTGATTGTTCCCGGCATGCTGGGCTAACTCCCCTCGGCGGAGGCGGCAGCGGCGGCCGCCGCCGCCGAAGGCAGCGCACACAAGACGCGGGGCCGCCCCACCCTCAGGCGGGGCGGCCCGCGTCTGTTGTACCGCTGCACTGCCGCCGCCAGTGGCTACTTGATCAGCTTGTTGGCCTTGTACTCGAGGTCCACGTTGCCGGTACCGTTGCCCTTGGTGGTGCCATTGACTGTCGAGGTGGTCATCGCGAAGGTGAGCGTGGAGTGGGCAATCGCGTCCGCCATTTGCTCCAGCACTGTGTCGTTCACCCTGTCGATGGTGTCGCACGCCTGGTGGTAGCAGGAATCGTGGGCCACACCGGCAGTGCCGCCGAAGACGGCCGCCTCGTCAGCGGTTTTCAGGTCTTCCGCACCGGTGAACAGTCCTCCGGCCGGGATGCCGTTGTTGATGAAACCGAAGTAGTCGGATCTCCCGTCGAAGGCGGTCGGCACAACGGGCAGGTTCTGGGACTTGAAGTAGTCCAGGAAGACCTTCTCCACCAACGCGGAACCGTTGGGGCCCTTTTCGCCGAATGCCGAGCCGTCGCCGTCTTACACGTAGCGGACAAAGTTTGGCGAGCCCACCATGTCGAAGTTGAGGTTGACGGCATGGTCCTTGATCTGGCGCGCCGTGAGCTGGGAGACATAGTAATCCGAGCCGATCAGCCCGGCCTCTTCCCGCCCCAGAAGGCGAAGCGCACCCGGTTCGTCAGGGCCGGGCTGCCGGGCTTCTTGAGCTGGATCGCGGTTTCCAGGATGGAGGCCGTGCCGGTGCCGTTGTCGTTGATGCCGGGCCCTTCGGGCACCGAGTCCAGGTGCGCGCCCACCAGGACGGTCCGGTCCGCACGGCCGCCGGTATCGGCCAGGATGTTGAAGGACGCGGTCTGGGTGATAGTGGCGTCGACGGCGAGGTGCATCACGGCGTTTTGCAGCCCGGCGAGTTCGGAGCCGTTGTCGAAGCTCGTGCTGACCACCGGGATGGCCGGCTGCGGCGCGCCGAGGGTGCCGCCAAACAGACCGAGGCGGTCTTCGCCGGGGACGGCGTTGCCCTGGTTGAAGATGATGGCTCCCGCGGCCCCGGCGGCGGCGGCGTTGTCCGCCTTGATCCGGAACGTGCAGGTGCCGCGCTGGATCAGCGCGATGTTCCCCGGTGTGAAGCCGGCAAAGTCGCCCGCTTCGCAGCCGCTGGTCGACGCACGGTCACCGGCCAAATTGATGTCCACGGCCGACACGGGGGCGGTGATGTCCCCCTCGCCGGAGTAGTCCATGTCGAGGAAGCCGTCCCCGTAGGCATAGGCCTTGGGCGTCGGCGACACCCGTTCCAGCGTGGCTCCAACGGTGGCGTACTGTTCGTACGTGAACGGCTGCCGGACCGTCATGTAGCCGGCCGCCGCGAGCTTCGTTTCGATGTACCGGGCGGAGGCCTCGTAGCCTGGGGTTCCCGCCGCACGGTTGCCGCCGTTGGCGGTCGCGATGGCCTGGAGGGCTTGCAGGTGTGCCTTGATGTTTGGGGCCGACACCGCCGAACGCAGGGCTTCCGAGCTGGTTCCGGTTGCTGCAAGGGCCGGAGGCGCGAAGCTGACCGCCAGTCCGATCGTGGCGGCGATGGCCGCGCGCTGGATATTCCGAGTTTGCCTCATAGGGGTCTCCTGGATTCGTGCTGCGGAATCCGGCTCCGGGCGTCATTGCCCGGAGCCGTGAGACGACACTATCGGAACGAGTCAGTACGGTTTAGAGGGCATTTAGGCACTGGCGCAAATGCCCCGCGACGCGGAGGATGCGGGCCGCAGCAGCCCTCGTGCGCCTGGCGTCAGGCGTCGATGCGCTCCCGGTCCAGGCTCGCCGCGCCGGCGATGATGAAGTCCTTGCGGGGCGCGACGTCGGATCCCATCAGGAGGTCAAAGGTCTCTTCGGCGTCCTTGGCATTTTCGATGCCGACCTTGCGCAGGGTGCGGTGCCGCGGGTCCATGGTGGTTTCGGCCAGCTGCTCCGCGTCCATCTCGCCCAGGCCCTTATAGCGCTGGATCGGTTCCTTGTACCGCTTGCCGTCCTTGGCGAGCCGGTCCAGCAGGACGTGCAGTTCAGCCTCGGAGTAGGTGTAGATCATCTCGTTGGCCTTCTGGCCGGCGTTGATGACCTCCACCCGGTGCAGCGGCGGCACGGCAGCGAAGACCCGGCCCTGCTCAATCATCGGCCGCATGTAGCGGAAAAACAGCGTCAGCAGGAGCGTGCGGATGTGGGCGCCGTCGACGTCGGCGTCAGTCATCAGGATGACCTTGCCGTACCGGGCGGCGCTGATGTCGAAGCTCCGGCCGGAGCCCGCGCCCACGACCTGGATGAGGGCCGCACACTCGGCATTGGAAAGCATGTCGCCCACCGAGGCCTTCTGCACGTTGAGGATCTTGCCGCGGATGGGAAGCAGCGCCTGGAAGTCGGAAGAGCGTGCCAGCTTGGCGGTTCCGAGCGCCGAGTCGCCTTCGACAATGAACAGTTCGGAGCGGGCGACGTCGTCCGTGCGGCAGTCCGCGAGCTTGGTGGGCATGGAGGACGTTTCCAGGGCGTTTTTGCGCCGCTGGGTCTCCTTGTGGACGCGCGCGGAGATGCGCGACTTCATCTCGCTGACGATCTTTTCCAGCAGCAGCGCCGACTGGGCCTTGTCGTTCCGGTGGGACGAGGTCAGCTTGGCGTTGATCTCCTGTTCCACCACCTTGGCGACGATGGCCCGCACGGCGGAGGTGCCCAGGATTTCCTTGGTCTGGCCCTCGAACTGTGGTTCGGCAAGCCGGACGGTGAGGACGGCGGTAAGTCCCGCGAAGATGTCGTCCTTTTCGATCTTGTCGTTGCCGGCCTTGAGCTTCCGGGCATTGGTTTCGACGGCTTTGCGGAAGGTCTTCAGGAGCGCCTGTTCGAAGCCGGCCTGGTGGGTGCCGCCCTTGGGGGTGGAGATGATGTTGACGAAAGTGCGCACGGTGCTGTCGTAGCCGATGCCCCAGCGAAGCGCGACGTCGACCTCGCAGTCCCGTTCGACCTCGGTGAGCTGGCTGTGGCCCTTCTCATCGATGACCGGGACAGTTTCCTTGAACTTGCCGGCGCCATGCAGCCGCCAGATGTCCGTGACGGCAGGGTCTGCGGCGAGGTACTCAACGAACTCGGAGATGCCGCCGTCGTGGTGGAACACTTCCTCATGCGGGCCGGACTCGCCCGGGGTGCCGGGGAGCTTGCGCTCGTCCCGGACGGTGAGCTTCAGGCCGGGGACCAGGAAGGAGGTCTGGCGGGCGCGGGCGGC
This DNA window, taken from Pseudarthrobacter sp. ATCC 49987, encodes the following:
- a CDS encoding DUF6221 family protein; the protein is MTSPNGAEWTCLVEFLEARVAEQESAIREGTFATGTADLPNGHDKASLGQLMLDECAQQRAIISSWKEAADAEGISDLSDAEGTVAIARRSMLTILAGSHREHPDYDPAWSPDLPIDIPREPAKA
- a CDS encoding GAF and ANTAR domain-containing protein, with the translated sequence MGDGTDSMAAGLDAGLCAGFLESLPISGAAISVFAGLAPETMVCASDAISARIDELQFDLGEGPRWEALQTRRPVLMPDVRRGPHGAWPVFAKSLVELDVAALFVFPLTLGALDIGVVELYSSEPGPLSPAKHSMALQLADAATWHLLRQLLTLDPGHGADAPPDGSPLSRREVHQATGMVLAQSGTTARDALLLIRAHAFAHGRTVREVARDVVSRCLDFSPERGSAGRVQ
- a CDS encoding GAF and ANTAR domain-containing protein; this translates as MAMIGRAGRVSAAFVKIADTLVADYDVFDLLHTLVDESVGILDAAAAGLVLVDPDGDLQVMASTSEESQLVEVLQLEAGAGPCVDCYRTGAVVAIDDIATQGSRWPLFQSSALSQGFRSLHAVPMRLRSRTIGALNLFGHEVGPLTADDAAIAQAFADVATITLLQERAARESALINEQLQRALNSRILIEQAKGVIAHTSKVDMNAAFALLRGYARAHNQTIYETADKIINRRITL
- a CDS encoding BlaI/MecI/CopY family transcriptional regulator produces the protein MASLGELERAVMDLLWAGHEAATANTLRDLLAQSTRAENGTAGHEGKDLAVTTVLTVLSRLERKGLVERERGTRPHRYQAVSSREDHTAELMHEVLGSAPDREAVLARFIGSVTDTEAETLRKLLGLS
- a CDS encoding M56 family metallopeptidase translates to MFWTSWFLAVLAIVLAWPVPVLLSRAQWPARSPFTAMLLWQAIALAGGLSMIGAMLVYGLEPVGDNLLAGLRALAGMVFNNAPTTALGFWHIFALSAAALLTAHLVFTLLLTYYKIQRQRRRHRELLALLASPSADGPRTMVINVDSPVAYCLPGGARSVTVLSDGLMAALEPAELRAVLNHENAHLDQRHHLLLWAFAAWRQALPWLPTTRLAQEAVSSLIEMLADDVALRTESKATLIKAIAIVASGSAGAPGARMAFGEPELSDVEPGQPGATGGAGSARTTASRVSRLLSPQPPLPEPLRAAVLAACLLLLAVPTALLIVPGMLG
- a CDS encoding M28 family peptidase gives rise to the protein MEKVFLDYFKSQNLPVVPTAFDGRSDYFGFINNGIPAGGLFTGAEDLKTADEAAVFGGTAGVAHDSCYHQACDTIDRVNDTVLEQMADAIAHSTLTFAMTTSTVNGTTKGNGTGNVDLEYKANKLIK
- a CDS encoding DNA gyrase/topoisomerase IV subunit B, giving the protein MAPSSDYTARHLSVLEGLEAVRKRPGMYIGSTDSRGLMHCLWEIIDNSVDEALAGFGHDIKIILHADNSVEIHDDGRGVPVDIEPKTGLSGVEVVFTKLHAGGKFGGGSYTASGGLHGVGASVVNALSARLDVEVDRGGKTYKMSFRRGEPGRFKDTGTRPDPASVFAPFVDGSVLDIVGKTKRGVTGTRIRYWADRQIFTPDAKFSYDELAARARQTSFLVPGLKLTVRDERKLPGTPGESGPHEEVFHHDGGISEFVEYLAADPAVTDIWRLHGAGKFKETVPVIDEKGHSQLTEVERDCEVDVALRWGIGYDSTVRTFVNIISTPKGGTHQAGFEQALLKTFRKAVETNARKLKAGNDKIEKDDIFAGLTAVLTVRLAEPQFEGQTKEILGTSAVRAIVAKVVEQEINAKLTSSHRNDKAQSALLLEKIVSEMKSRISARVHKETQRRKNALETSSMPTKLADCRTDDVARSELFIVEGDSALGTAKLARSSDFQALLPIRGKILNVQKASVGDMLSNAECAALIQVVGAGSGRSFDISAARYGKVILMTDADVDGAHIRTLLLTLFFRYMRPMIEQGRVFAAVPPLHRVEVINAGQKANEMIYTYSEAELHVLLDRLAKDGKRYKEPIQRYKGLGEMDAEQLAETTMDPRHRTLRKVGIENAKDAEETFDLLMGSDVAPRKDFIIAGAASLDRERIDA